In Mongoliitalea daihaiensis, one DNA window encodes the following:
- the dtd gene encoding D-aminoacyl-tRNA deacylase, with translation MIAVIQRVSESTVCINGEIKGIIGAGLMILLGIEEADAQDDMDWLSKKIVHLRIFPDEQGVMNKSILDSGGDILLISQFTLLASTKKGNRPSYIKAAKPDTAIPMYERFIQVLESDLGKAIQTGEFGADMKVSLINDGPVTIIIDSKNKV, from the coding sequence ATGATAGCAGTTATTCAACGGGTTTCAGAATCCACTGTATGTATTAATGGGGAGATTAAAGGTATTATTGGTGCAGGTCTGATGATCTTACTGGGTATTGAGGAAGCGGATGCACAGGATGATATGGATTGGTTGAGTAAAAAAATTGTCCATCTGCGAATCTTCCCTGACGAGCAAGGGGTGATGAATAAAAGCATATTGGACTCTGGAGGCGATATTTTATTGATTTCTCAGTTTACCCTGCTTGCTAGTACCAAAAAAGGCAATCGCCCTTCCTACATCAAAGCGGCAAAACCTGATACTGCTATTCCTATGTATGAGCGATTTATCCAAGTTTTGGAAAGTGATTTAGGCAAAGCTATCCAAACAGGAGAATTCGGGGCAGACATGAAAGTTTCGTTGATAAACGATGGGCCAGTTACTATTATCATCGACAGTAAAAACAAAGTTTAA
- a CDS encoding ATP-binding cassette domain-containing protein — protein sequence MLLQFHQVSVHHGQQVLFENLNFTWNEREHWAIIGDQGQELTDFLQLLLGNRSVVSGKIERPFVRTYALDKGSLGEVFSFRDLIAYVGQEYPFRNKSNLQNFYYQQRFNSMDSEDTVSVEDYLKNTPKRSGYWTLSHVIQLLRLEHLQKESLIKLSNGESRRLAIASALMQQPKLLLMDHPMTGLDVQTRASFNQILQAIQAAGVHILMSTIPSEIPESLTHIAMLKDRFLEVVDRKFIQRISFKKEDPYPLLTKEKLRDLFEPKNYAPVQSLVRLEKVSVRYGEKWILRELSWEVKPGERWLLKGPNGSGKSTLISLLIGEHPQAYANHIVLFDRKRGTGESIWEVKKPTGFVAPELSRFFPRNQTVWKVLLSGFYDTMGLFKKSNPEQELKASQWLGFLKLNSKAHIPFQQLPLADQRILLLARALIKSPQLLIVDEGAQGLDIEQRTRFKFLLEAVLELSSVGLIYVSHYEEDIPRGVTKILELKPS from the coding sequence ATGTTGCTACAGTTTCACCAAGTGAGCGTTCATCATGGACAACAGGTCTTGTTTGAAAACCTGAATTTTACTTGGAATGAAAGGGAACATTGGGCAATCATTGGAGATCAAGGTCAGGAGCTGACCGATTTTTTACAGTTATTATTGGGAAACCGATCAGTGGTATCGGGTAAAATTGAAAGGCCCTTTGTTCGTACGTATGCTCTTGACAAAGGCAGTCTAGGAGAGGTTTTTTCTTTTCGGGATTTAATTGCTTATGTAGGGCAGGAGTATCCGTTTCGAAACAAATCCAATCTTCAAAATTTTTACTACCAACAACGATTCAATTCTATGGATTCTGAGGACACCGTTTCGGTGGAAGATTATCTGAAAAATACCCCCAAGCGAAGTGGTTATTGGACACTTTCTCATGTAATTCAACTGTTGCGCTTGGAGCACCTGCAAAAAGAATCCCTGATCAAGTTATCTAATGGAGAATCTAGGCGATTGGCTATAGCCTCGGCTTTGATGCAGCAGCCCAAACTCTTGCTAATGGACCATCCTATGACTGGATTAGACGTGCAAACAAGGGCTTCATTTAATCAAATTCTTCAGGCAATTCAAGCAGCGGGTGTACATATCCTGATGAGCACCATCCCTTCTGAAATCCCGGAATCTTTGACGCATATTGCCATGCTTAAGGACAGGTTTTTGGAAGTAGTGGATAGAAAATTTATTCAACGAATTTCATTCAAAAAAGAGGATCCTTATCCTTTACTAACGAAGGAAAAACTTCGAGATTTATTTGAACCAAAAAATTATGCACCTGTACAATCTTTGGTTCGATTAGAAAAAGTATCTGTACGCTATGGGGAAAAATGGATTTTACGAGAACTGTCTTGGGAGGTAAAACCTGGAGAGCGTTGGCTATTAAAAGGACCTAATGGATCTGGAAAATCTACGCTGATAAGCTTACTCATAGGTGAACACCCTCAAGCTTATGCCAACCATATTGTGTTATTTGACCGCAAACGGGGTACAGGAGAGAGTATTTGGGAAGTGAAAAAGCCCACAGGTTTTGTAGCCCCGGAGCTCAGTCGTTTTTTTCCCAGAAATCAAACAGTTTGGAAAGTACTGCTGTCCGGATTTTACGATACCATGGGCTTGTTCAAAAAGTCAAATCCAGAACAGGAATTAAAAGCTTCTCAATGGTTGGGGTTTTTAAAGCTGAATTCTAAGGCACACATTCCCTTTCAACAGTTACCATTAGCGGATCAGCGGATTCTACTACTAGCTCGAGCCTTGATAAAATCCCCACAACTATTAATTGTAGATGAAGGTGCACAGGGGTTGGATATTGAACAGCGGACGCGATTTAAATTTTTATTAGAGGCTGTATTAGAATTATCTTCCGTCGGATTGATTTATGTATCACATTATGAAGAAGATATACCCCGTGGAGTTACAAAAATACTAGAGCTTAAGCCGAGTTAA
- a CDS encoding metallophosphoesterase family protein — MMDLFVIGDVHGCFHTYLTLMDQWDPKKEQLIQVGDLVDRGNFSPETIRLAFELKNTFKRSVHFIRGNHEQLLLEHIHEPKLDHWLYNGGQETLAQFEKSELDIEFYANWINTLPFYWENKEVLISHAGVSSFHPDLYHSNHTESVLWNRKPLKNIGRLQIHGHTPVLTGQPQYNQESNSWNIDTAAFRGLALTGIKLKANGTLKEIITLPTLPKDIQKP, encoded by the coding sequence ATGATGGATTTGTTTGTAATCGGAGACGTGCACGGTTGTTTCCACACTTATTTGACGCTCATGGATCAATGGGATCCAAAAAAAGAGCAATTAATTCAGGTAGGTGATTTGGTTGACCGTGGAAACTTTTCTCCCGAAACCATTCGATTGGCCTTTGAATTGAAAAACACATTCAAGCGTTCCGTACATTTCATTCGTGGCAATCACGAGCAATTGCTGTTGGAACATATTCATGAGCCCAAACTGGATCATTGGCTTTACAATGGTGGTCAAGAAACCTTGGCGCAATTTGAAAAATCGGAACTTGATATAGAATTTTATGCCAATTGGATCAATACTCTCCCTTTTTACTGGGAAAATAAAGAGGTATTAATTTCTCATGCAGGAGTCAGTAGTTTTCATCCTGATTTGTACCATTCCAATCATACTGAGTCTGTATTGTGGAATAGAAAACCCCTGAAAAACATAGGCAGATTGCAAATCCATGGACACACGCCAGTCCTTACCGGTCAGCCTCAGTATAATCAAGAATCAAATTCATGGAACATTGATACAGCTGCTTTTAGAGGATTAGCACTTACTGGCATTAAGTTAAAGGCTAATGGAACGTTGAAAGAAATCATTACACTTCCCACTCTTCCAAAAGATATTCAAAAACCTTAA
- a CDS encoding DUF4136 domain-containing protein, protein MRQTYFIFAIAILILSCASQKDFVAEYDFNYSGNFKKYKTFNFVVNAIPEDSIAYFEAIERTITSRLGSQGFRLDQNRPDLLINYKVFNDSVKYRGYEQPNFDYWLNRRTGTVELTEEEELRQREKDETYNRVKFVEKNGLLVIYVIDNKKGNTIWQGYTAGTFDMYAADGQSDLTKATYRIMDQFRLVTRN, encoded by the coding sequence ATGCGACAAACCTATTTTATCTTTGCTATTGCCATACTCATCCTTAGTTGTGCATCCCAAAAAGACTTCGTAGCAGAATATGATTTTAATTATTCTGGAAATTTCAAAAAGTACAAAACCTTTAATTTTGTAGTGAATGCTATTCCTGAGGATAGCATTGCTTATTTTGAGGCCATAGAGCGTACAATTACCTCGCGATTGGGTTCACAGGGGTTTAGATTGGACCAGAATAGACCAGATTTATTGATCAATTACAAAGTTTTCAATGATTCAGTCAAATACAGAGGGTACGAGCAACCTAATTTTGATTACTGGCTCAATAGACGTACTGGAACCGTAGAATTGACAGAAGAAGAGGAGTTGCGCCAACGTGAAAAAGATGAAACATACAATCGTGTAAAGTTTGTAGAAAAGAATGGTTTGCTTGTAATTTATGTAATTGACAATAAAAAAGGGAATACTATTTGGCAAGGGTATACTGCTGGAACATTTGATATGTATGCGGCAGATGGACAATCAGATCTCACCAAAGCCACTTATCGAATTATGGATCAGTTTAGATTAGTGACAAGAAATTGA
- a CDS encoding ABC-F family ATP-binding cassette domain-containing protein, translating to MISVDNLSLKFGKRTLFEDVNLKFTPGNCYGVIGANGAGKSTFLKILSGDQDSTSGAINITPGQRMAVLKQNHFEFDEVEVLKVVLMGHHKLYAIMEEKDAIYMKEDFSEADGIRASELEAEFAEMDGWNAESDAAALLSGLGITEDLHYLQMKELAGNQKVRVLLAQALFGNPDILILDEPTNDLDADTINWLEDFLVNFKNLVIVVSHDRHFLDAVSTHIVDIDFGKIRIYSGNYTFWYESSQLAAKQKSDQSKKVEEKRKELQEFIARFSANVAKSKQATARKKMLEKLNVDEIQPSTRKYPGIIFKPEREAGDQIFMTEGLELKDDNAIYFTDVNLMVDKGDKIAFISKTKQAVNKFFQTIMDEIPVQKGSFRWGVTINKAYLPNDNSKFFQTDLNLIDWLRQFSTNQEEAYVRTFLGRMLFTGEETLKKSSVLSGGEKVRCMVSRMMLQNPNLLVMDEPTNHLDLESITAFNNAVIEFNGTVLLSSYDHAFVSTTVNRIIEFTPKGTIDRRMPYDDYLASEEIKALRAKMYDLKG from the coding sequence ATGATTTCTGTAGATAATCTTTCCCTCAAGTTTGGCAAACGTACCCTTTTCGAAGATGTAAATCTTAAATTCACTCCGGGTAACTGTTACGGTGTGATTGGGGCCAATGGTGCCGGGAAATCCACTTTTTTAAAAATTCTCTCCGGTGACCAAGATAGTACCTCAGGAGCTATTAACATTACCCCGGGTCAACGCATGGCTGTGTTGAAGCAGAATCATTTTGAATTTGATGAGGTGGAAGTCTTGAAAGTAGTGCTGATGGGACACCACAAGCTCTATGCCATCATGGAGGAAAAAGACGCCATCTATATGAAGGAGGATTTTTCAGAAGCAGATGGCATCCGAGCATCAGAATTAGAAGCAGAATTTGCAGAAATGGACGGATGGAATGCGGAATCCGATGCAGCAGCCTTGCTTTCTGGTCTAGGTATTACCGAGGATTTACATTACCTACAAATGAAAGAATTAGCAGGTAATCAAAAGGTAAGGGTCTTATTGGCACAAGCACTTTTTGGTAATCCTGATATCCTGATTTTGGATGAGCCTACCAACGACTTAGATGCGGACACTATCAATTGGTTAGAAGATTTTTTGGTGAATTTCAAAAATCTAGTAATTGTAGTATCCCACGATAGGCATTTCTTGGACGCTGTTTCAACGCATATTGTGGACATTGATTTTGGAAAAATTCGTATTTATTCAGGTAACTATACGTTCTGGTATGAGTCATCCCAATTGGCTGCCAAGCAAAAATCTGATCAAAGTAAAAAAGTAGAGGAAAAGCGAAAGGAATTACAGGAGTTTATTGCCCGATTCTCTGCTAACGTAGCAAAGTCCAAGCAAGCTACTGCACGAAAGAAAATGTTGGAAAAGTTGAATGTTGACGAGATTCAACCTTCTACCCGAAAGTATCCAGGTATCATCTTTAAACCGGAAAGAGAAGCTGGAGATCAGATTTTTATGACCGAAGGGTTGGAGTTAAAAGATGACAATGCTATTTATTTTACCGATGTTAATTTGATGGTGGATAAGGGAGATAAAATTGCCTTTATCTCCAAGACCAAACAAGCAGTCAACAAATTCTTTCAAACGATTATGGATGAAATCCCTGTTCAAAAGGGTTCATTCCGATGGGGTGTGACGATCAATAAGGCTTATTTGCCAAACGATAACTCCAAGTTTTTCCAGACTGATTTGAATCTCATCGATTGGTTGAGACAGTTTTCTACCAATCAGGAGGAGGCATATGTTCGGACTTTCTTGGGAAGAATGCTCTTTACAGGGGAAGAAACCTTGAAAAAATCATCGGTTCTATCCGGGGGTGAAAAAGTGAGATGTATGGTGTCACGTATGATGCTTCAAAACCCAAATTTATTGGTCATGGATGAGCCAACCAATCACCTAGATTTGGAATCAATTACTGCTTTTAATAACGCCGTAATCGAGTTTAATGGAACCGTCCTATTAAGTTCTTATGACCATGCATTTGTCTCAACGACAGTTAATCGGATCATTGAATTTACTCCTAAAGGAACCATAGATCGACGCATGCCTTATGATGATTATTTGGCATCTGAAGAAATCAAGGCTTTGAGAGCGAAGATGTATGATTTGAAAGGATGA
- a CDS encoding sodium:solute symporter family protein, whose product MLLTAIVIYLLITVLIGAWSSKLVKNSNDFVLAGRQLPLFLSASALFATWFGSETIFGASSEYLEHGLQGVIEDPFGGALCLILFGAFYLRPMYRMNVLTIGDVYRKLFGPRVEFFASIFMIPSYFGYVAAQLVALALIFTSVSDLTIAQGILISAGIVVFYTFLGGMWAISITDFIQTTLIVVGLVWVAVLVAEKAGGVMPILESAPEGSYQFLPDMNGISWLNYLGAWMILGIGSIPSQDIYQRVMASKSEKVAIRSTYLAGAFYVTIGLLPLFIALGAKFLYPEIYLENKQLLLPEMVLRHSGLHVQVLFFGALISAIMSTTSSGLLAPSAIISENLIRPYFGSKLKDSHFLWILRLNIVSVAIVATLMAHWKTNIYELVAGASILMMVSLFVPLTAGLYWKKASEMGALMSIVLGMIAFLGFSLVEELPIYPHLPALGISALSMVVGSYIFPHKPKTHVTISHH is encoded by the coding sequence TTGCTACTAACCGCCATTGTAATATACCTGTTGATTACTGTCCTGATAGGGGCTTGGTCGTCGAAGTTGGTGAAAAACTCCAATGATTTTGTATTGGCGGGTAGACAGTTACCCTTGTTTTTATCGGCATCGGCTTTATTTGCTACATGGTTTGGTTCAGAGACGATTTTTGGGGCATCCTCTGAATATTTGGAACATGGTCTCCAAGGCGTGATTGAAGATCCATTTGGAGGTGCTTTGTGTTTGATTTTATTTGGGGCATTTTATCTGAGGCCTATGTATCGAATGAATGTGCTGACCATAGGGGATGTTTACAGAAAGCTTTTTGGTCCCCGGGTGGAGTTCTTTGCTTCCATTTTTATGATCCCTTCCTATTTCGGCTATGTGGCAGCGCAATTAGTGGCATTGGCCTTGATTTTTACTTCGGTTTCGGATTTGACAATTGCACAAGGAATTCTGATTTCTGCTGGTATTGTGGTTTTTTACACCTTCTTAGGAGGTATGTGGGCAATTTCGATCACTGATTTTATCCAAACCACCTTAATTGTAGTTGGGTTGGTTTGGGTGGCTGTATTGGTTGCCGAAAAGGCTGGAGGAGTCATGCCGATTTTAGAATCAGCACCAGAAGGAAGCTATCAGTTTTTACCGGATATGAATGGTATTTCCTGGCTGAATTACCTCGGTGCATGGATGATTTTGGGAATTGGCAGTATTCCCTCCCAAGATATATATCAGCGAGTGATGGCATCCAAGAGCGAAAAGGTAGCAATACGATCCACGTATTTGGCAGGAGCATTTTATGTGACGATTGGCTTACTGCCTTTGTTCATTGCGTTGGGCGCTAAGTTTTTGTATCCCGAGATCTATTTGGAAAATAAGCAGTTATTACTTCCAGAAATGGTCCTGAGGCATTCGGGTCTACATGTGCAGGTTCTATTTTTTGGTGCTTTGATTTCGGCTATCATGAGTACTACTAGTTCTGGTCTGCTGGCACCTTCAGCTATTATCTCTGAAAATCTCATTCGTCCTTATTTCGGTTCAAAACTAAAGGATTCACATTTTTTATGGATTCTGCGTTTAAATATTGTTTCAGTTGCAATAGTTGCTACCTTGATGGCCCATTGGAAAACGAATATCTATGAACTCGTTGCTGGAGCTTCTATTTTAATGATGGTGTCGCTATTTGTCCCATTGACAGCGGGTCTGTACTGGAAAAAAGCCTCCGAAATGGGCGCTCTAATGTCGATAGTTCTTGGAATGATTGCTTTTCTCGGCTTTTCTTTGGTAGAAGAGCTACCTATATACCCACACCTTCCCGCACTTGGTATCAGCGCGCTAAGCATGGTAGTGGGTTCTTATATTTTCCCTCATAAACCCAAAACTCATGTTACCATATCCCATCATTAA
- a CDS encoding class I SAM-dependent rRNA methyltransferase: MLPYPIIKLGKSKEISLFRRHHWVFSGAILEKDETLKNGDLVQVHSFKGEFLGVGHFQYGSIMVRVISFQEELIDAAFWEKRLMDAYQVRKSIGLVDSNITNVYRLIHGEGDGFPGLIIDFYNGTAVIQCHQIGMYKHVKEIAQALKVVYSSSLDCVYDKSAETLPKGTGVENRIVLGEPKTTQVLEHGCIYEIDWEKGQKTGFFVDQRENRNLLGSYSKGKKVLNTFCYSGGFSVASLKAGATEVHSVDISTKAIELTDKNVALNVGFEGKHQSIVADVVKYIRDIELDYDVIVLDPPAFAKNIKSRHNAVQAYKRLNAEALKRIQKGGILFTFSCSQVVDKKLFSDTITAAAFEAKRNVRILHYLSQPGDHPINLFHTETEYLKGLVLYVE; the protein is encoded by the coding sequence ATGTTACCATATCCCATCATTAAATTAGGCAAAAGCAAAGAAATTTCTCTTTTTCGTAGACATCATTGGGTGTTTTCTGGAGCCATTTTGGAAAAAGACGAAACTCTCAAAAATGGAGACTTGGTTCAGGTTCATAGCTTTAAAGGTGAGTTCTTAGGAGTTGGGCACTTTCAGTATGGTTCCATCATGGTAAGGGTCATCAGTTTCCAAGAAGAATTGATCGATGCTGCTTTTTGGGAAAAACGTTTGATGGATGCTTACCAAGTTAGGAAAAGCATTGGTTTGGTAGATTCTAATATAACCAATGTGTACCGGTTGATCCACGGAGAAGGGGATGGTTTTCCTGGATTAATCATTGATTTTTATAATGGGACGGCAGTTATTCAATGTCATCAGATTGGCATGTACAAACATGTAAAAGAAATTGCACAAGCATTGAAGGTAGTTTACAGTAGTTCACTTGATTGCGTATATGATAAAAGTGCGGAGACTTTGCCTAAAGGAACAGGAGTGGAAAACCGGATTGTACTAGGCGAACCAAAAACCACTCAAGTATTGGAACATGGATGTATCTATGAAATTGATTGGGAAAAAGGACAAAAAACTGGATTTTTTGTAGATCAACGTGAAAATAGAAATTTATTGGGATCCTATTCAAAAGGGAAAAAAGTACTCAATACATTCTGCTATTCAGGGGGTTTTTCAGTAGCATCTCTGAAGGCAGGTGCGACAGAGGTACACTCCGTTGATATTTCAACCAAAGCCATTGAATTAACTGATAAAAATGTGGCTTTAAATGTAGGTTTTGAAGGAAAGCATCAATCCATCGTAGCAGATGTGGTCAAGTATATTCGGGATATTGAATTGGATTACGATGTCATTGTTTTAGATCCACCTGCTTTTGCCAAAAATATAAAGTCTAGGCATAATGCTGTCCAAGCCTATAAGAGATTGAATGCCGAAGCATTGAAGCGGATTCAGAAAGGAGGAATCCTATTTACCTTTTCTTGTTCTCAAGTAGTGGATAAAAAGTTATTTTCCGATACCATTACTGCTGCCGCTTTTGAAGCTAAAAGGAATGTACGAATCTTACATTATTTGTCTCAACCGGGAGACCACCCAATCAATTTGTTTCATACGGAAACGGAGTATTTGAAAGGTTTGGTCCTCTACGTAGAGTAA